TTATATATAATAATACAGAATATCATATGGATGAAGATTCAAGAGGCTTCAGATTAATATATAAAATACAGGATGAAGCACATAGATTTGCTATTAGCTATCATAGAAGTTTAAGATCAAAGAGTCTTTTCAAATCTGAACTTGATGATATTAAAGGTATTGGTAAGAAGAGAAAGGTCTCTTTAATGAAACACTTTCAAAGCATAGAGAAAATTAAAAATGCTTCTATTGATGAATTAGCAGAAGTAGATGGAATGAATAAAAAGGTAGCAGAAGAAGTATATAATCAGTTCCGTATAAAGGAGGATAATAATGAATAAAAAATTATATTTATCTAGTACTGATAAAAAAATTTCAGGTGTTTGCGGTGGCATTGGAGAGTATTTTGAAATTGATTCAACACTTATAAGATTAGCATGGGTATTTTTGTTGATACCAACAGCTTTTTTTGGTGGAATAATTGCATACTTCATAGCAGCTGCAATAATACCAAAGCAAACGTGGGAGTAAACAAATGCAATATATAACTTTAGACCAATTAATTAATGAACTTGATTTAGAAGTAATATATAAAGCTACCGATGCTGTAAATGTTAAGATATACTCTGCTGAGATAAATAGACCAGGTTTACCCATAGTAGGTTATTTTGAAAAGTTTGCACCAGAACGATTGCAGATAATAGGAAGTTCAGAATGGCATTATTATAATGATTTGCCTGATACATTAAGATATGATAGTCTTGATAAATTTTTAACGTATCCTATACCTGCTCTTATTTTTTCTAGAAATTTAGAGATATTTCCTGAAGTTATAGAACTTGCTGAAAAACACAATAGGACAATTCTGCGAGTAGATATACCTACCTCTAAGCTTATAAATGAGCTAATAAATCATATCAATTTTTCTATTGCTCCTTCAACTACTGTTCATGGAGTACTATTAGAAGTTTATGGTATAGGCGTGCTTATTACAGGAAAGTCTGGTGTTGGCAAGTCTGAAACTGCCCTAGAATTATTGATTAGAGGTCATAGATTGGTATCTGATGATACTGTGGAAATCAAAAAGGTTGAGGATAGGTTAAGGGGAGAGTCTCCTGCTTTAACAAGACATTTTATGGAAATAAGAGGTATAGGAATACTGGACATAGAACGTCTCTATGGTGTTGGTGCTGTAAAGCAATACGAATTTATAGATCTAATTGTAGAACTGGAATTATGGGATGAAAATAAATTCTATGACAGAATTGGCTTAGATGAGGAGACGGTAGAAATTTTAGATGTTAAGGTACCGAGGGTGACTATTCCACTGCGTCCAGGTAGAAATACCGCCATGATAGTTGAAGTGGCAGCTAGAAATAATAGACAAAAGAAATTAGGATATAATGCTGCCCATGTATTAAACGATAGAATAATGAAAGAAATTGAAAAAAGAAAAAATATTATAAAAAAATGATGATAAAACTCCTAATTATAGGAGTTTTTATCGTATAATTTTTAACATTGACATTGAAGACAATGTCTAATATACTTATATATGGTAATAAATTTTACAATTATAATGTTATTAAAAACATTATATTTATATATTCAAAGGAGGATTCCAAATGGCAAAAGTTATGAAGACCATGGATGGTAATACGGCTGCATCATACGTTTCCTACGCATTTACAGACGTTACTGCTATATATCCTATAACACCATCATCCACTATGGCCGAAATTGTAGACGAATGGTCTGCAAATGGTAAGAAAAATATTTTTGGACAAAGAGTATTAGTTACTGAGATGCAATCTGAAGCAGGTGCAGCTGGTGCAGTACACGGTTCATTACAAGCCGGTGCCCTAACTACTACATATACAGCTTCACAAGGCTTATTACTAATGATACCAAATATGTATAAAATTGCTGGTGAATTATTACCAGGAGTATTCCATGTTTCAGCAAGAGCATTAGCATCACATGCCCTAAGTATTTTTGGTGATCACCAAGATGTTATGGCTGCTAGACAAACAGGATTTGCTTTATTAGCATCAGGTTCAGTTCAAGAAGTTATGGATTTAGGTGGTATTGCTCACTTAGCATCAATCAAGGGTAGAGTACCATTCCTACATTTCTTTGATGGCTTTAGAACAAGTCATGAAATTCAAAAAATAGAATGTATTGACTATGCAGATTTTGAAAGATTATTGGACAAAGATGCAGTTAAAGAATTTAGAAACCGTGCATTAAATCCTAATAATCCAGTAACAAGAGGTACAGCTCAAAACCCAGATATTTATTTCCAAGGAGTTGAGGCTTCAAATCCTTTCTATGAAAATATAGTAGAAGTTACTAACGACTATATGAAGGAAATAAGCAAATTAACAGGTAGAGAGTATAAACCATTTAATTATTATGGACATCCAGAAGCTGAAAGAGTAATCGTTGCTATGGGTTCAGCAACTGAAACTATAGAAGAAACAGTTGATCACTTAATAGCAAAAGGAGAAAAGGTAGGGGTTATAAAAGTACACCTATATAGACCTTTCTCTGCTAAATACTTCTTTGATGTGTTCCCAAGCACAGTTAAGAAAATAGCTGTATTAGATAGAACTAAAGAAAAAGGTGCTATCGGAGAACCATTATATCTAGATGTTGTTGATTTATTCTATAATAAAGAAGAAAGACCTGTTATCGTAGGCGGAAGATATGGTTTAGGATCAAAAGATACTACTCCTTCACAAATACTAGCAGTGTATGAAAACTTAAAATTAGAAGAACCAAAACATGGATTTACTATTGGTATTGTAGATGATGTTACATTTAAATCACTTGAAATAAAAGAAACAATCAATACAGAACCAAAAGGTACTATCAAATGTAAATTCTGGGGATTTGGTTCAGACGGTACAGTAGGAGCAAATAAACAAGCAATAAAGATTATCGGTGATGACACTGATATGTATGCTCAAGGATATTTCTCTTATGATAGTAAGAAATCAGGTGGAGTTACTATATCTCACTTAAGATTTGGTAATTCACCAATCAAAGCAACTTACTTAATTACAGAACCAGATTTCATTTCATGTTCAAAACAATCCTATGTATATCAATATGATTTACTTAGAGGATTGAAGAAAGGTGGTACTTTCTTACTTAACTGTATCTGGGATGAAAAAGAATTAGAAGATAATTTACCAGCTAATATGAAGAAATACATAGCTGAAAATGATATAAACTTCTATACAATCAATGCTACTAGAATAGCTAGTGATATTGGTCTTGGTGGAAGAACTAATATGATAATGCAATCAGCGTTCTTTAAGTTAGCTGAGGTATTACCAATAGATGAAGCTGTAGAACACTTAAAGAAATCTATAGTAGATGCATATGGTAAAAAAGGCGAAAAGATTGTTAACATGAACTATGAAGCAGTAGATAAAGGAATTGAATCATTAGTTAAAGTAAATGTTCCAGAAGCATGGAAGAATGCAACTGAAGAAGAAGCTACTAATGAATTACCTGATTTCATTAAGAATGTTGTTGAGCCAATAAACAGACAAGAGGGAGACGATCTTCCAGTAAGTACATTCGTTGGAAGAGAAGACGGTACATTCCCTAATGGAACTACTGAATACGAAAAACGTGCTATAGCTGTAGACGTACCACATTGGATAAAAGAAAATTGTATCCAATGTAATCAATGTTCATATGTATGTCCGCATGCTACTATTAGACCTTTCTTAGTAGATGCAGATGAGAAGGCAAATGCGCCTGAAACATTTGAAACTCTTAAACCAATTGGTAAAGGTTCTGAAGGATTAGAGTATCGTATACAAGTATCTCCACTAGACTGTACAGGATGTGGAAACTGTGCTGATGTATGCCCAGCTAAAGAAAAAGCTTTAGTTATGACACACTTCGAAGATGATTACGAAGTAGAGTCTAAAAATTGGGAATTTGCTATGACAGTTAAAGCTAAGGGAGATAATTTCGAGCCTACTACATTAAAGAATACACAGTTCCAAGAGCCACTTCTACAATTCTCAGGAGCATGTGCTGGTTGTGGGGAAACACCTTATGCTAAATTAATGACACAATTATTTGGAGATAGAATGCTTATTGCCAATGCTACAGGATGTTCATCAATTTGGGGAGCGAGTGCACCGGCAACTTCATATTGTGTAAATCAAGAAGGTAAAGGACCTGCTTGGGCAAACTCATTATTCGAGGATAATGCAGAATTTGGATATGGTATGGCTGTAGCTAATAGACAAGTAAGAGAAAAAATTGAATTTGCAATGAAGGAATTCATTGAATTAGGATTAGATTCTGAATTAAATCAATACTTTAATGAATGGATTGAAGGCATAAATGATGCAAAGGCATCTAAAGCTGCTACTGGTATGATTCTTCCAAGATTGGGTAAAGATTGTGGAAATGCAAGAGGAAATGAATTATTAAAACAAATAGAAGAACTTAAGGATTATCTAATTAAGAAATCAGTTTGGATTCTTGGTGGAGACGGATGGGCTTACGATATAGGATTTGGTGGATTAGACCATGTTCTAGCATCTGGAGAAGATATTAATATATTAGTATTTGATACAGAAGTTTATTCAAATACTGGTGGTCAATCTTCAAAGGCAACTCCTACTGCTGCTGTAGCAAAATTTGCTGCTGCTGGTAAGCAATTAAGAAAGAAAGACTTAGGTATGATAGCTGCTACTTATGGTTATGTTTATGTAGCTCAAATAGCTATGGGATCAAATATGAATCAAACTCTAAAAGCATTTAGAGAAGCAGAAAGCTATGATGGTCCTTCACTAATAATTGCTTATGCTCCATGTATAAACCATGGAATTAGAACTGGTATGGGAACAACTATTAGACAAGAGAAGAAAGCTGTAGAGGCTGGATACTGGCATCTATATAGATTCGACCCAAGACTTTCTGATGAAGGAAAGAATCCATTTGTTCTTG
The DNA window shown above is from Tissierella sp. Yu-01 and carries:
- the nifJ gene encoding pyruvate:ferredoxin (flavodoxin) oxidoreductase; this translates as MAKVMKTMDGNTAASYVSYAFTDVTAIYPITPSSTMAEIVDEWSANGKKNIFGQRVLVTEMQSEAGAAGAVHGSLQAGALTTTYTASQGLLLMIPNMYKIAGELLPGVFHVSARALASHALSIFGDHQDVMAARQTGFALLASGSVQEVMDLGGIAHLASIKGRVPFLHFFDGFRTSHEIQKIECIDYADFERLLDKDAVKEFRNRALNPNNPVTRGTAQNPDIYFQGVEASNPFYENIVEVTNDYMKEISKLTGREYKPFNYYGHPEAERVIVAMGSATETIEETVDHLIAKGEKVGVIKVHLYRPFSAKYFFDVFPSTVKKIAVLDRTKEKGAIGEPLYLDVVDLFYNKEERPVIVGGRYGLGSKDTTPSQILAVYENLKLEEPKHGFTIGIVDDVTFKSLEIKETINTEPKGTIKCKFWGFGSDGTVGANKQAIKIIGDDTDMYAQGYFSYDSKKSGGVTISHLRFGNSPIKATYLITEPDFISCSKQSYVYQYDLLRGLKKGGTFLLNCIWDEKELEDNLPANMKKYIAENDINFYTINATRIASDIGLGGRTNMIMQSAFFKLAEVLPIDEAVEHLKKSIVDAYGKKGEKIVNMNYEAVDKGIESLVKVNVPEAWKNATEEEATNELPDFIKNVVEPINRQEGDDLPVSTFVGREDGTFPNGTTEYEKRAIAVDVPHWIKENCIQCNQCSYVCPHATIRPFLVDADEKANAPETFETLKPIGKGSEGLEYRIQVSPLDCTGCGNCADVCPAKEKALVMTHFEDDYEVESKNWEFAMTVKAKGDNFEPTTLKNTQFQEPLLQFSGACAGCGETPYAKLMTQLFGDRMLIANATGCSSIWGASAPATSYCVNQEGKGPAWANSLFEDNAEFGYGMAVANRQVREKIEFAMKEFIELGLDSELNQYFNEWIEGINDAKASKAATGMILPRLGKDCGNARGNELLKQIEELKDYLIKKSVWILGGDGWAYDIGFGGLDHVLASGEDINILVFDTEVYSNTGGQSSKATPTAAVAKFAAAGKQLRKKDLGMIAATYGYVYVAQIAMGSNMNQTLKAFREAESYDGPSLIIAYAPCINHGIRTGMGTTIRQEKKAVEAGYWHLYRFDPRLSDEGKNPFVLDSKEPTASFQDFINSEVRYTSLKLQFPEEAEVLFAEAEKNAKLRYESYKRMARD
- the hprK gene encoding HPr(Ser) kinase/phosphatase gives rise to the protein MQYITLDQLINELDLEVIYKATDAVNVKIYSAEINRPGLPIVGYFEKFAPERLQIIGSSEWHYYNDLPDTLRYDSLDKFLTYPIPALIFSRNLEIFPEVIELAEKHNRTILRVDIPTSKLINELINHINFSIAPSTTVHGVLLEVYGIGVLITGKSGVGKSETALELLIRGHRLVSDDTVEIKKVEDRLRGESPALTRHFMEIRGIGILDIERLYGVGAVKQYEFIDLIVELELWDENKFYDRIGLDEETVEILDVKVPRVTIPLRPGRNTAMIVEVAARNNRQKKLGYNAAHVLNDRIMKEIEKRKNIIKK
- a CDS encoding PspC domain-containing protein; translated protein: MNKKLYLSSTDKKISGVCGGIGEYFEIDSTLIRLAWVFLLIPTAFFGGIIAYFIAAAIIPKQTWE